The sequence below is a genomic window from Pirellulales bacterium.
CCTTTCACCCGGAGTAGTTCATGGATGCCAAACAGATTCGTTCGTTGGGACCACAGTTGAAATCGTTTTTGAAACAGTTCGACGATTGTTTTTCCCGTAGCGACACGCGGAGCCACTTGCCGGTGTACGTGCGTGGTCAATTGTCCGACTTGCCGCGGAAGAACTGTGAGCCGATCGCCGATGCGGTCGGGATGCCGCCGCGGACATTGCAGCAGTTTTTGAGTTTGCTGGATTGGAATC
It includes:
- a CDS encoding transposase gives rise to the protein MDAKQIRSLGPQLKSFLKQFDDCFSRSDTRSHLPVYVRGQLSDLPRKNCEPIADAVGMPPRTLQQFLSLLDWN